One genomic window of Magnolia sinica isolate HGM2019 chromosome 3, MsV1, whole genome shotgun sequence includes the following:
- the LOC131240376 gene encoding cocosin 1-like, which yields MAATTSSSMTFFVSFSLCLLLLSHGTATLQEQEQEQGQQRQFRQQSQCRVENLRALEPNRRIESEAGVTEHWDENNEEFECAGVAATRYIIQPRGLLLPEFSNAPRLVYIEQGRGFSGAVIPGCPESFHSFRQSQQSEQEQGRQRYRDQHQKIHHFRQGDIIAFPAGMAHWCYNDGETPVVAVAVFDTSNQANQLDQNLRRFQLAGSQQYEPQSMQQQEEEQQRRRGRPYTRPAYQQESGNENIFSGFNVETLAEAFGVSTETARKLQSEDDRRGNIVRVENGLQVVRPPRREEDEQREQRGLNGLEETTCSMRLTENIADPTRADVYTPLGGRIRSTNGQNLPILRTLQMSAERGVLYRNALLAPHWNLNAHSVVYVTRGNGRIQIVGDNGRSVFDGDVRQGQLVIVPQMFAVLKQAGNEGFEYVAFKTNDNAISNPLVGKASAFRAMPEDVLMNAYRISREEAWRLKYNRGEETKVFEPSYPRSEGGRASA from the exons atGGCTGCTACAACTAGTAGTAGTATgaccttttttgtttctttttcactGTGCTTGCTTCTCTTGTCCCATGGTACTGCGACCCtgcaggagcaggagcaggagcagggACAGCAACGCCAATTCCGTCAGCAGAGCCAGTGCCGGGTCGAAAACCTGAGGGCCCTCGAACCCAACCGACGTATCGAGTCTGAGGCCGGCGTCACCGAGCACTGGGACGAGAACAATGAGGAGTTTGAGTGTGCTGGTGTGGCCGCTACTCGCTATATCATCCAACCCAGAGGCCTCCTCTTGCCCGAGTTCTCAAACGCGCCCAGACTCGTCTACATTGAACAAG GTAGGGGTTTCTCTGGTGCAGTCATCCCTGGATGCCCTGAATCATTCCACTCCTTCCGTCAATCACAACAATCTGAGCAAGAACAGGGCCGTCAGAGATACAGGGACCAACACCAGAAGATCCATCACTTCCGACAAGGAGACATCATCGCTTTCCCAGCAGGAATGGCCCATTGGTGCTACAACGATGGTGAAACTCCGGTGGTTGCGGTCGCTGTATTCGACACCAGTAACCAGGCTAACCAGCTCGATCAAAATCTCAGG AGATTCCAACTAGCTGGGTCCCAGCAATACGAACCACAGAGCATGCAGCAGCAGGAGGAAGAGCAACAGCGGCGGCGCGGTCGGCCATACACTCGGCCAGCCTACCAGCAGGAATCTGGCAACGAAAACATCTTCAGCGGCTTCAATGTAGAGACACTAGCAGAGGCTTTCGGCGTGAGCACGGAGACGGCGAGGAAGCTACAGAGCGAGGATGATCGGAGGGGCAATATCGTCCGTGTTGAGAATGGGCTTCAGGTGGTGAGGCCACCAAGGAGAGAGGAGGATGAACAACGAGAACAAAGGGGTTTGAATGGGCTGGAAGAGACCACCTGCTCCATGAGACTGACAGAGAACATTGCAGACCCCACACGTGCTGACGTGTACACACCTCTTGGTGGACGCATCAGAAGCACCAACGGTCAGAATCTTCCTATCCTCAGGACTCTCCAAATGAGCGCTGAGAGGGGTGTCCTCTACAGG AATGCTCTCTTGGCACCTCACTGGAACTTGAACGCCCACAGCGTGGTGTACGTCACTAGGGGCAACGGCCGGATTCAAATCGTAGGAGACAACGGACGGTCCGTCTTTGATGGCGATGTCCGTCAGGGCCAGCTGGTGATCGTCCCACAGATGTTCGCTGTGCTGAAACAAGCTGGGAACGAAGGGTTCGAGTACGTCGCCTTCAAGACCAACGACAATGCTATAAGCAACCCGCTCGTTGGCAAGGCATCCGCTTTCCGGGCTATGCCGGAAGACGTGCTGATGAATGCTTACAGGATCTCAAGAGAGGAAGCGTGGAGATTGAAGTATAATAGGGGTGAGGAGACGAAGGTGTTTGAACCAAGTTATCCGAGGTCGGAGGGAGGAAGGGCTTCTGCTTGA
- the LOC131240379 gene encoding two-component response regulator ORR4-like — protein MEESSPISCFHVLVVDDCPIDRKIIEKLLLKNDMFKVTIVDSGKRAMEVLGLNEEKPKSPNVNEFKIDKILTDYCMHGMNGYDLLKVVKEHDCLKFVPVVIMSSENNPQIITRCHATGAKDFILKPLRISDIQRLRN, from the coding sequence ATGGAAGAGTCTTCTCCTATTTCTTGCTTTCATGTGTTAGTTGTGGATGACTGCCCGATTGATCGTAAAATCATTGAGAAGCTGCTTCTCAAAAATGACATGTTCAAAGTTACTATCGTTGATAGTGGAAAGAGGGCTATGGAGGTTCTTGGCTTGAATGAAGAGAAGCCCAAATCTCCAAATGTTAATGAGTTCAAAATCGATAAAATCCTTACTGACTATTGTATGCATGGGATGAATGGCTATGACCTTCTCAAAGTTGTCAAGGAACACGACTGCCTAAAATTTGTGCCCGTCGTCATAATGTCATCCGAAAACAACCCACAGATAATCACTAGGTGCCATGCCACTGGAGCTAAGGATTTTATACTGAAGCCACTTCGCATAAGTGACATACAAAGGCTGAGGAACTAA